Proteins co-encoded in one Nicotiana sylvestris chromosome 7, ASM39365v2, whole genome shotgun sequence genomic window:
- the LOC104218387 gene encoding F-box/LRR-repeat MAX2 homolog A, whose product MATATQLTCSTIINDLPDVILSNIIAAISDVRSCNSAALVSRKWLVLERSTRVSLTLRGNVRDLFMLPTCFRSITHLDLSLISPWGHPLLSPVSGAAAGADPSLIAHLLRHAFPSVTSLVVYTRHPFTLRLLPPLWPHLKETKLVRWHQRPQLATGDEFNMLFENCPQLKSVDLSTFYCWTDDIPTALESHPMVASNLTSFNLLNSSFPEGFKSDEIKVITQACPNLKEFKVACMFDPRYIGFVGDEGLVCIATNCSKLSVLHLADTSALSNSRGGPNDEGFTEEDAKISVGTLIEVFSGLPLLEELVLDVCNNVRDTGPALEILNKKCPQLRSLKLGQIHGISMPIESKLDGVALCQGLQSLSIRNVGDLNDMGLIAIGRGCSRLAKFEIQGCKKITMRGMRTLASLLKKTLVDVKISCCKNLGASSSLKALEPIQERIQKLHIDCVWDSVKEFENIDGYGYGLDLNRSDGGEASSNFAGSGDTFGCEEEAYMLQQKKRCKFTCDLNCLYEEVNGHGNGYSGRSWDRLQCLSLWIGVGELLTPLTVAGLEDCPNLEEIKIRVEGDCRLWSKPSERAFGLSTLLLYPKLSKMHLDCGDTIGYAHTAPSGQMDLSLWERFYLFGIGNLSLTELDYWPPQDRDVNQRCLSLPAAGLLQECVTLRKLFIHGTAHEHFMMFLLRIPNLRDVQLREDYYPAPENDMSTEMRADSLSRFEAALNRRPISD is encoded by the coding sequence ATGGCTACAGCTACACAACTTACTTGTTCTACCATTATTAACGACCTACCTGATGTGATCCTTTCTAACATCATCGCCGCAATCTCCGACGTCCGCAGCTGCAACTCCGCCGCCCTCGTCAGCCGGAAATGGCTCGTTCTCGAACGTTCCACGCGCGTCTCCCTCACGCTCCGCGGCAACGTCCGTGACCTCTTCATGTTACCCACTTGCTTCAGATCCATAACTCACCTTGACCTCTCCCTTATCTCTCCTTGGGGTCACCCACTCCTCTCTCCGGTCTCCGGCGCCGCCGCAGGAGCTGACCCTTCCCTCATCGCCCACCTTCTCCGCCACGCGTTTCCTTCCGTCACTTCCCTCGTTGTCTACACGCGCCACCCATTCACCCTCCGGCTTTTGCCTCCTCTATGGCCCCACCTAAAAGAAACCAAGCTTGTGCGGTGGCACCAGCGTCCCCAATTAGCTACTGGTGATGAATTTAATATGCTATTTGAGAATTGCCCACAGCTTAAATCAGTAGATTTGTCGACTTTTTACTGCTGGACGGATGATATTCCTACAGCACTGGAATCTCATCCTATGGTTGCTTCTAATCTCACTAGCTTTAATCTCTTGAATTCCAGTTTTCCTGAAGGGTTTAAATCTGATGAGATTAAGGTAATTACACAAGCTTGTCCTAATTTGAAAGAGTTTAAGGTTGCTTGTATGTTTGATCCTAGGTACATTGGTTTTGTTGGTGATGAAGGTTTGGTTTGTATAGCTACAAATTGTTCCAAATTATCAGTGCTTCATTTGGCGGATACATCAGCTTTGTCCAACTCTAGGGGTGGTCCAAATGATGAGGGTTTCACTGAAGAGGACGCGAAAATTAGTGTTGGAACTTTGATTGAGGTATTTTCTGGTCTTCCATTACTTGAAGAGCTTGTTTTAGATGTTTGTAATAATGTTAGAGACACGGGTCCTGCTTTGGAGATTTTGAACAAAAAATGCCCCCAATTGAGATCATTGAAGTTGGGGCAAATCCATGGCATTTCTATGCCAATTGAATCGAAGTTGGATGGGGTTGCTCTTTGTCAAGGGCTTCAATCTTTGTCGATAAGGAATGTGGGGGACTTGAATGATATGGGTTTGATAGCTATTGGTAGAGGGTGTTCGAGGTTAGCCAAGTTTGAGATTCAAGGTTGTAAGAAGATTACTATGAGGGGCATGAGGACACTGGCTTCTTTGCTTAAGAAGACTTTGGTTGATGTCAAAATATCTTGCTGCAAGAATCTTGGAGCCTCTTCTTCATTGAAAGCATTGGAACCGATACAAGAACGGATCCAAAAGCTTCACATTGATTGTGTGTGGGATAGTGTTAAAGAATTTGAGAATATTGATGGTTATGGATACGGACTTGATCTTAACAGGAGCGATGGAGGTGAGGCATCAAGCAACTTTGCTGGTTCTGGGGACACATTTGGATGTGAGGAAGAAGCATACATGCTTCAACAGAAGAAAAGATGCAAGTTCACCTGTGATCTTAATTGTTTGTACGAGGAAGTCAATGGCCATGGCAATGGATATAGTGGACGATCATGGGATCGGCTGCAATGCCTCTCTCTTTGGATTGGTGTTGGTGAGCTTTTGACTCCTTTAACAGTTGCAGGTCTTGAAGACTGTCCAAATTTAGAGGAGATCAAGATTAGGGTGGAAGGAGATTGCAGGCTATGGTCAAAACCTTCGGAGCGGGCATTTGGACTGAGCACCCTTCTTCTCTATCCTAAGCTATCCAAGATGCATTTGGATTGTGGAGATACCATAGGTTATGCACACACTGCTCCATCAGGGCAGATGGATTTGAGCTTGTGGGAAAGGTTTTATCTGTTTGGGATCGGAAATTTGAGCCTTACCGAACTAGATTACTGGCCACCACAAGATAGGGACGTTAACCAAAGGTGTCTATCCCTACCAGCAGCTGGACTGTTACAAGAATGCGTCACACTCAGAAAACTGTTCATCCATGGAACAGCGCATGAACATTTCATGATGTTCCTTCTTAGAATCCCAAACTTAAGAGATGTACAACTGAGAGAGGATTACTATCCAGCACCAGAGAATGACATGAGTACAGAGATGAGAGCTGACTCCTTGAGCCGCTTTGAAGCTGCCCTAAACAGGCGCCCAATATCTGATTGA
- the LOC104218388 gene encoding probable serine/threonine-protein kinase SIS8 isoform X2, whose protein sequence is MLKQLIVALVKGLSSNPAAIIKKIAGLVSDFYKRPNSELSPAKAASEESSHISDNQGIQMLGQIKHGSCRSRAILFKVLADTIGLESRLVVGLPTEGASECVDSDKHMSVIVVLNSVELLVDLIRFPGQLIPRSTKAIFMTHISAAGESDSAENDSCDSPLEPNSPLYGFSERIDPESSEKDDTLQCQRRLEASSNAAGPSLRSMMLRSNTSIDRKLSLSHSEPNIATAAWRRSRRKVITEQRTASSSPEHPSFRARARSMLSGDNKTFRDYSDDVATSRSTGASTSEPRRLRRRSISITPEIGDDIVRAVRAMNEALKQNRREQGENSSLPHTSNDRGGALDHQKNVSDFHHDDHEILGAQSSLFALSREHMNSQKAISLPSSPNEFRRQAPERRGQVNDETVSTWNRILESPMFLNKPLLPFEEWNIDFSELTVGTRVGIGFFGEVFRGIWNGTDVAIKVFLEQDLTAENMEDFCNEISILSRLRHPNVILFLGACTKPPCLSMVTEYMEMGSLYYLIHLSGQKKRLSWRRRLKMLRDICRGLMCIHRMKIVHRDLKSANCLVNKHWTVKICDFGLSRITTDAPMRDSTSAGTPEWMAPELIRNESYTEKCDIFSLGVIMWELCTLKRPWEGVPPERVVYAVANEGSRPEIPEGPLGQLIADCWAEPNKRPSCEEILTRLLECEYSLC, encoded by the exons ATGCTAAAGCAACTGATTGTTGCACTGGTGAAAGGCTTAAGCTCAAATCCTGCAGCTATTATAAAAAAGATAGCTGGATTG GTGTCTGATTTTTACAAACGACCAAACTCTGAACTAAGTCCTGCTAAAGCTGCTTCTGAGGAAAGCTCTCACATTTCTGACAACCAAGGCATCCAGATGCTGGGTCAAATAAAGCATGGCTCATGCCGTTCTCGAGCAATTTTATTCAAAGTACTAGCGGATACTATAGGTCTTGAAAGTCGGCTTGTTGTG GGTTTGCCTACTGAAGGAGCTTCTGAGTGTGTAGACTCAGATAAACATATGTCTGTTATAGTTGTCCTAAATTCTGTGGAACTGCTTGTCGACCTTATCCGTTTTCCTGGTCAACTTATTCCTCGATCAACCAAGGCCATTTTCATGACCCACATATCTGCTGCTGGGGAGAGTGATTCTGCAGAAAATGATTCCTGTGATTCGCCATTGGAGCCTAACAGTCCTCTCTATGGGTTTTCAGAGAGAATTGATCCTGAGAG TTCTGAGAAAGATGACACCCTTCAATGCCAGAGGAGACTGGAAGCATCTTCAAATGCTGCAGGACCTTCATTGAGGAGTATGATGTTGCGGTCTAACACATCAATTGACAGAAAGTTGAG TTTGTCGCATAGCGAACCCAATATTGCTACTGCAGCTTGGAGAAGAAGCAGAAGGAAAGTCATTACTGAACAAAGGACTGCTAGTTCAAG TCCTGAGCATCCTTCATTTCGAGCACGTGCACGGTCTATGCTTAGTGGTGATAACAAAACATTCAGAGATTATTCAGATGATGTTGCTACATCAAG GTCAACGGGTGCATCAACATCCGAACCACGTAGATTACGAAGAAGAAGCATTAGTATTACTCCGGAAATCGGTGATGACATCGTAAG GGCTGTTCGAGCAATGAATGAAGCACTGAAGCAGAATCGTAGAGAACAAGGGGAAAATAGCTCGCTCCCTCATACTTCAAATGACAGAGGCGGGGCATTGGATCATCAAAAAAAT GTGTCTGATTTTCACCATGATGACCATGAAATACTGGGTGCACAGTCTTCCTTATTTGCATTGTCAAGGGAGCACATGAACTCCCAGAAGGCAATATCGTTACCCTCGTCTCCCAATGAATTCAGAAGGCAGGCTCCAGAAAGAAGGGGGCAGGTGAATGATGAAACGGTCTCAACCTGGAATAGGATTCTGGAATCACCAATGTTCCTGAATAAGCCTCTTCTACCTTTTGAAGAGTGGAATATAGACTTCTCAGAGTTGACCGTTGGCACTCGTGTCGGGATTG GATTCTTTGGGGAAGTTTTTCGTGGTATTTGGAATGGAACTGATGTTGCTATTAAAGTTTTCCTGGAGCAAGATCTTACAGCGGAAAACATGGAGGACTTCTGCAATGAGATCTCTATCCTTAG CCGTCTTAGACATCCAAATG TTATATTGTTTCTTGGTGCATGCACAAAGCCTCCTTGTTTGTCCATGGTTACTGAATACATGGAGATGGGatctctatattatttgatccattTAAGTGGTCAAAAGAAGAGACTTAGCTGGCGGAGGAGACTCAAGATGCTTCGTGACATATGCAG AGGGTTGATGTGCATACATCGGATGAAGATAGTCCATCGTGATCTAAAAAGTGCAAACTGCCTTGTGAACAAGCACTGGACTGTCAAAATATGTGATTTTGGGCTCTCAAGAATAACGACAGATGCACCTATGAGAGATTCTACATCAGCTGGCACTCCAGAATGGATGGCTCCAGAACTCATCCGTAACGAGTCTTATACAGAAAAATGTGACATTTTTAGCCTAGGCGTGATAATGTGGGAGCTTTGCACCCTAAAGAGACCATGGGAGGGTGTACCACCCGAGAGG GTAGTCTATGCTGTTGCTAATGAAGGATCAAGGCCAGAGATACCGGAAGGACCCCTGGGCCAACTAATTGCAG ACTGTTGGGCAGAGCCTAACAAAAGACCAAGTTGTGAGGAAATTCTCACCCGACTGCTAGAGTGCGAGTATTCACTCTGCTAG
- the LOC104218388 gene encoding probable serine/threonine-protein kinase SIS8 isoform X1, protein MEETRDEVGPSEQRSPGAAWWPSDFVEKFGSVTLDSKEENLRNKEPSENEVYDSLPCQTASQILWKTGTLSEPIPNGFYSVVAEKTLKELFEDIPTFDELHSLELEGLRADIILVDTEKDKKLSMLKQLIVALVKGLSSNPAAIIKKIAGLVSDFYKRPNSELSPAKAASEESSHISDNQGIQMLGQIKHGSCRSRAILFKVLADTIGLESRLVVGLPTEGASECVDSDKHMSVIVVLNSVELLVDLIRFPGQLIPRSTKAIFMTHISAAGESDSAENDSCDSPLEPNSPLYGFSERIDPESSEKDDTLQCQRRLEASSNAAGPSLRSMMLRSNTSIDRKLSLSHSEPNIATAAWRRSRRKVITEQRTASSSPEHPSFRARARSMLSGDNKTFRDYSDDVATSRSTGASTSEPRRLRRRSISITPEIGDDIVRAVRAMNEALKQNRREQGENSSLPHTSNDRGGALDHQKNVSDFHHDDHEILGAQSSLFALSREHMNSQKAISLPSSPNEFRRQAPERRGQVNDETVSTWNRILESPMFLNKPLLPFEEWNIDFSELTVGTRVGIGFFGEVFRGIWNGTDVAIKVFLEQDLTAENMEDFCNEISILSRLRHPNVILFLGACTKPPCLSMVTEYMEMGSLYYLIHLSGQKKRLSWRRRLKMLRDICRGLMCIHRMKIVHRDLKSANCLVNKHWTVKICDFGLSRITTDAPMRDSTSAGTPEWMAPELIRNESYTEKCDIFSLGVIMWELCTLKRPWEGVPPERVVYAVANEGSRPEIPEGPLGQLIADCWAEPNKRPSCEEILTRLLECEYSLC, encoded by the exons ATGGAAGAGACACGAGATGAAGTTGGGCCTTCAGAGCAGAGATCCCCAGGGGCTGCATGGTGGCCTTCAGATTTCGTCGAAAAGTTTGGATCTGTTACCCTTGATAGTAAAGAAGAAAATTTGAGGAATAAGGAACCAAGTGAAAATGAAGTATACGATAGTCTTCCATGTCAGACTGCTTCACAGATTCTCTGGAAAACTGGAACACTGTCAGAACCAATTCCAAATGGTTTCTACTCTGTTGTTGCT GAGAAAACGCTCAAAGAGCTTTTTGAAGATATTCCCACTTTTGATGAACTTCATTCGCTGGAGCTGGAGGGTTTAAGAGCAGATATTATACTCGTAGATACTGAGAAAGACAAGAAGCTTTCTATGCTAAAGCAACTGATTGTTGCACTGGTGAAAGGCTTAAGCTCAAATCCTGCAGCTATTATAAAAAAGATAGCTGGATTG GTGTCTGATTTTTACAAACGACCAAACTCTGAACTAAGTCCTGCTAAAGCTGCTTCTGAGGAAAGCTCTCACATTTCTGACAACCAAGGCATCCAGATGCTGGGTCAAATAAAGCATGGCTCATGCCGTTCTCGAGCAATTTTATTCAAAGTACTAGCGGATACTATAGGTCTTGAAAGTCGGCTTGTTGTG GGTTTGCCTACTGAAGGAGCTTCTGAGTGTGTAGACTCAGATAAACATATGTCTGTTATAGTTGTCCTAAATTCTGTGGAACTGCTTGTCGACCTTATCCGTTTTCCTGGTCAACTTATTCCTCGATCAACCAAGGCCATTTTCATGACCCACATATCTGCTGCTGGGGAGAGTGATTCTGCAGAAAATGATTCCTGTGATTCGCCATTGGAGCCTAACAGTCCTCTCTATGGGTTTTCAGAGAGAATTGATCCTGAGAG TTCTGAGAAAGATGACACCCTTCAATGCCAGAGGAGACTGGAAGCATCTTCAAATGCTGCAGGACCTTCATTGAGGAGTATGATGTTGCGGTCTAACACATCAATTGACAGAAAGTTGAG TTTGTCGCATAGCGAACCCAATATTGCTACTGCAGCTTGGAGAAGAAGCAGAAGGAAAGTCATTACTGAACAAAGGACTGCTAGTTCAAG TCCTGAGCATCCTTCATTTCGAGCACGTGCACGGTCTATGCTTAGTGGTGATAACAAAACATTCAGAGATTATTCAGATGATGTTGCTACATCAAG GTCAACGGGTGCATCAACATCCGAACCACGTAGATTACGAAGAAGAAGCATTAGTATTACTCCGGAAATCGGTGATGACATCGTAAG GGCTGTTCGAGCAATGAATGAAGCACTGAAGCAGAATCGTAGAGAACAAGGGGAAAATAGCTCGCTCCCTCATACTTCAAATGACAGAGGCGGGGCATTGGATCATCAAAAAAAT GTGTCTGATTTTCACCATGATGACCATGAAATACTGGGTGCACAGTCTTCCTTATTTGCATTGTCAAGGGAGCACATGAACTCCCAGAAGGCAATATCGTTACCCTCGTCTCCCAATGAATTCAGAAGGCAGGCTCCAGAAAGAAGGGGGCAGGTGAATGATGAAACGGTCTCAACCTGGAATAGGATTCTGGAATCACCAATGTTCCTGAATAAGCCTCTTCTACCTTTTGAAGAGTGGAATATAGACTTCTCAGAGTTGACCGTTGGCACTCGTGTCGGGATTG GATTCTTTGGGGAAGTTTTTCGTGGTATTTGGAATGGAACTGATGTTGCTATTAAAGTTTTCCTGGAGCAAGATCTTACAGCGGAAAACATGGAGGACTTCTGCAATGAGATCTCTATCCTTAG CCGTCTTAGACATCCAAATG TTATATTGTTTCTTGGTGCATGCACAAAGCCTCCTTGTTTGTCCATGGTTACTGAATACATGGAGATGGGatctctatattatttgatccattTAAGTGGTCAAAAGAAGAGACTTAGCTGGCGGAGGAGACTCAAGATGCTTCGTGACATATGCAG AGGGTTGATGTGCATACATCGGATGAAGATAGTCCATCGTGATCTAAAAAGTGCAAACTGCCTTGTGAACAAGCACTGGACTGTCAAAATATGTGATTTTGGGCTCTCAAGAATAACGACAGATGCACCTATGAGAGATTCTACATCAGCTGGCACTCCAGAATGGATGGCTCCAGAACTCATCCGTAACGAGTCTTATACAGAAAAATGTGACATTTTTAGCCTAGGCGTGATAATGTGGGAGCTTTGCACCCTAAAGAGACCATGGGAGGGTGTACCACCCGAGAGG GTAGTCTATGCTGTTGCTAATGAAGGATCAAGGCCAGAGATACCGGAAGGACCCCTGGGCCAACTAATTGCAG ACTGTTGGGCAGAGCCTAACAAAAGACCAAGTTGTGAGGAAATTCTCACCCGACTGCTAGAGTGCGAGTATTCACTCTGCTAG